The Perca fluviatilis chromosome 2, GENO_Pfluv_1.0, whole genome shotgun sequence genome includes a region encoding these proteins:
- the vwa7 gene encoding von Willebrand factor A domain-containing protein 7 isoform X2, with product MAYSPHLRSMTSPGRGRIWEVSGKQTHWFILAYLLFLALPCMGFLPNFWSRVLTLSWDSHTHQYITERAIVNVTLETLRSTKKHQGNHAEEQTKLGRGFWRAVGEVVKYNVDMDFLSSTRSNPVYHFDSERVDSAMGMLRQIWAQTLLSVRAKEYQSARRSLGQLFHSLQDFYSHSNWVEMGQRFIYLHLLQPEEPAIPVAEDTPTCMECFSTTCRNNLLPRMTTRQQDTQLLTTGYFSTSPTKPQGKCSHGGILDSSRHKGAKGGINKDSTSPLFSPHHYLHVEAANLATEATLSVLRDLRDTVGHKTFLRLFSVKQVPALVFVMDTTGSMFEEITAARFRAHSIIQSRAGSPGQPGTFLLVPFHDPEVGPVYETDDPNQFMQHMENLMALGGGDEPEMCLSAIQLALTHSPPLSEIFVFTDASPKDAHLFDVVKALALEKQSKVTFLLTEDPNYTSESKRKRSGRKRRRRSEPLSPDRFSLYSSLSSLSGGLTIFTTNSDIRRVSTIVEDITAADKVTLFHVESDQELMSSHSFRVDSSVKNVTLHVTGILTECILTSPSEQSQSLLSEEGPLAELERFEGLYRISLLSPIQPGQWKLQAKNDGHLTFNVIGDSSIDFLYYFATVNNETHPGLARVEGSPVAGVPAFLVLTVTDLAPDEEPSFSHVTLLGADRENLQQVMLNSSSSSSSYSVAELVGWVEVIPRVPFCVRLTGRDSRGNKLERVSTEMVQPTHVQIQVLSVPRLVPGHSTMVDFDILNHGPARLFSLSADDDCGYLHKKGPHRFHVAEQGSFRGQVDLLTPAAAQSGATVTLTLTVHALDSPDSNYAVAYLTVVPPDPDTSPPSCSAARVQSTCPSICNESSWSVSLVVSDRGRSGLAALQLQKGEGILTLFHSPPPTEDSLGEAQPDPDQQQAHRDTTTSGGHHHHHRHKARLEKGEPPLNVSEWAPSSSQPLWVRYTSSCCSARAELLVWDTAGNMKRCHLTSGQQRQLRDRSIETNGARQITLRGVFSLLLVLLWSSLL from the exons ATGGCCTACTCACCCCATCTCCGGAGCATGACGTCACCGGGCAGAGGAAGAATTTGGGAAGTGAGTGGAAAGCAGACACACTGGTTTATTCTCGCTTACCTTCTCTTCCTGGCTTTACCCTGCATGGGCTTCCTCCCCAACTTTTGGTCTCGAGTGTTAACGCTGTCCtgggactcacacacacaccagtacaTCACAGAGCGGGCTATTGTCAATGTCACCCTGGAGACTCTGAGGAGCACCAAGAAACACCAGGGAAACCATGCAGAGGAACAG ACCAAACTTGGCCGTGGCTTCTGGAGAGCTGTGGGAGAGGTGGTGAAGTACAATGTGGACATGGACTTCCTGAGCTCCACCAGGTCCAACCCGGTGTACCACTTTGATTCAGAGCGTGTGGACAGCGCCATGGGGATGTTACGGCAGATCTGGGCTCAGACTCTGCTCTCTGTACGGGCCAAAGAGTACCAAAGTGCTCGTCGCAGCTTGGGCCAGCTGTTTCACTCCCTGCAG GACTTCTACAGCCACAGTAACTGGGTTGAGATGGGCCAGCGCTTCATTTACCTCCACCTGCTGCAGCCAGAGGAGCCTGCCATCCCTGTTGCTGAAG ACACTCCTACCTGTATGGAGTGCTTCAGCACCACCTGTCGAAACAACCTCCTGCCAAGAATGACAACCAGACAGCAAGACACCCAGCTGCTCACTACTGGCTACTTCAGCACTTCTCCTACAAAACCTCAAG GCAAATGTAGTCATGGAGGTATTCTGGACAGCAGTCGCCATAAGGGGGCCAAAGGGGGCATCAACAAGGACAGCACCTCACCTCTCTTCTCCCCTCACCATTATCTCCATGTGGAAGCTGCCAATTTGGCAACTGAAGCCACTCTGAGTGTACTGAGAGACCTCAGAGACACTGTGGGCCATAAAACCTTTCTCAG GCTCTTCAGTGTGAAGCAGGTCCCTGCATTGGTGTTTGTCATGGACACTACAGGCAGCATGTTTGAGGAGATCACTGCGGCTCGCTTCAGGGCCCACTCCATCATCCAGAGCCGAGCCGGCAGCCCTGGGCAGCCTGGCACCTTTCTACTTGTGCCCTTCCATGACCCAG AGGTAGGACCAGTGTATGAGACCGATGACCCAAACCAGTTTATGCAGCACATGGAGAACCTGATGGCGCTGGGTGGAGGAGATGAACCAGAGATGTGCCTCTCTGCTATTCAG ctGGCGCTCACTCACAGTCCACCACTGTCAGAGATCTTTGTATTCACTGATGCCTCCCCTAAAGATGCCCACTTGTTTGATGTGGTGAAGGCCCTCGCACTTGAGAAACAGAGCAAG GTGACTTTTCTCCTAACTGAAGACCCAAACTACACATCAGAGAGCAAAAGGAAGAGGAGtgggaggaaaaggaggagaaggagtGAACCTTTGTCCCCTGATCGTTTCTCTCTCTACTCTTCCCTGTCCTCCCTGTCAGGAGGACTGACAATATTCACCACCAACTCTGACATCCGCAGGGTCTCTACGATAGTGGAGGATATTACAGCTGCTGACAAG GTGACCCTCTTCCATGTAGAAAGTGACCAAGAGTTGATGTCCTCCCATTCCTTCAGAGTTGACAGCTCAGTAAAAAACGTCACACTACATGTCACTGGCATCCTGACAGAGTGTATCCTTACCAGTCCATCAG AACAAAGCCAGTCTCTGCTGAGCGAGGAGGGCCCTCTGGCAGAGTTGGAACGCTTTGAGGGTCTGTACCGCATCAGCCTGCTCTCTCCTATACAGCCAGGCCAGTGGAAACTCCAAGCCAAGAATGACGGACACCTCACATTCAATGTGATAG GTGACAGCAGTATAGATTTCCTGTATTACTTTGCAACAGTTAACAATGAGACACACCCAGGTCTGGCCAGAGTGGAGGGTAGTCCAGTAGCAG GTGTTCCTGCCTTTCTGGTACTGACTGTGACAGACCTGGCTCCGGATGAGGAGCCATCtttcagtcacgtgacgctgCTGGGAGCTGACAGGGAGAACCTCCAGCAGGTGATGCTGAACtcgtcctcctcttcatcatcctaTTCTGTAGCGGAGCTGGTGGGATGGGTGGAGGTTATTCCCAGAGTCCCCTTTTGTGTTCGACTAACAGGCCGAGACAGCAGAGGTAACAAGCTGGAGAGGGTTTCCACGGAGATGGTTCAGCCCACTCACGTTCAGATACAG GTGCTGTCTGTCCCTCGCCTGGTACCCGGTCACAGCACAATGGTGGACTTTGACATCCTGAACCATGGCCCTGCCCGACTCTTCAGTCTGAGTGCCGATGATGACTGTGGATATCTTCATAAGAAAGGACCTCACAG GTTCCATGTTGCCGAACAAGGGTCTTTCCGTGGCCAGGTGGACCTCCTCACTCCTGCCGCAGCTCAGTCAGGAGCTACTGTCACGCTTACACTCACGGTGCACGCTCTTGACTCTCCAGACTCAAATTACGCAGTGGCCTACTTGACTGTTGTCCCCCCG GATCCTGACACGTCCCCACCATCCTGCTCCGCAGCGCGAGTACAGTCTACCTGTCCTTCCATTTGTAACGAGTCTAGCTGGAGCGTATCTCTGGTCGTGTCAGACAGGGGGCGCTCTGGGCTCGCTGCCCTCCAGCTACAGAAGGGTGAAGGCATTCTGACTTTATTCCACAGTCCCCCACCCACAGAGGACAGCCTGGGAGAGGCCCAGCCCGACCCAGATCAACAACAGGCACACAGGGACACGACAACCAGTGGAggccaccaccatcaccaccgcCACAAAGCCAGATTAGAGAAAGGAGAACCACCTTTGAATGTATCTGAATGGGCACCCAGCTCATCTCAGCCACTGTGGGTGAGGTACACgtccagctgctgctctgctcggGCTGAGCTTCTGGTGTGGGACACAGCTGGAAACATGAAGCGCTGCCATCTAACATCTGGCCAGCAGAGGCAGCTAAGAGACAGGAGTATAGAAACCAATGGAGCTAGACAGATTACACTCAGAGGCGTCTTTTCCCTGTTGTTGGTTCTGCTGTGGTCTTCTCTGCTTTAG
- the vwa7 gene encoding von Willebrand factor A domain-containing protein 7 isoform X1, with product MAYSPHLRSMTSPGRGRIWEVSGKQTHWFILAYLLFLALPCMGFLPNFWSRVLTLSWDSHTHQYITERAIVNVTLETLRSTKKHQGNHAEEQTKLGRGFWRAVGEVVKYNVDMDFLSSTRSNPVYHFDSERVDSAMGMLRQIWAQTLLSVRAKEYQSARRSLGQLFHSLQDFYSHSNWVEMGQRFIYLHLLQPEEPAIPVAEEDTPTCMECFSTTCRNNLLPRMTTRQQDTQLLTTGYFSTSPTKPQGKCSHGGILDSSRHKGAKGGINKDSTSPLFSPHHYLHVEAANLATEATLSVLRDLRDTVGHKTFLRLFSVKQVPALVFVMDTTGSMFEEITAARFRAHSIIQSRAGSPGQPGTFLLVPFHDPEVGPVYETDDPNQFMQHMENLMALGGGDEPEMCLSAIQLALTHSPPLSEIFVFTDASPKDAHLFDVVKALALEKQSKVTFLLTEDPNYTSESKRKRSGRKRRRRSEPLSPDRFSLYSSLSSLSGGLTIFTTNSDIRRVSTIVEDITAADKVTLFHVESDQELMSSHSFRVDSSVKNVTLHVTGILTECILTSPSEQSQSLLSEEGPLAELERFEGLYRISLLSPIQPGQWKLQAKNDGHLTFNVIGDSSIDFLYYFATVNNETHPGLARVEGSPVAGVPAFLVLTVTDLAPDEEPSFSHVTLLGADRENLQQVMLNSSSSSSSYSVAELVGWVEVIPRVPFCVRLTGRDSRGNKLERVSTEMVQPTHVQIQVLSVPRLVPGHSTMVDFDILNHGPARLFSLSADDDCGYLHKKGPHRFHVAEQGSFRGQVDLLTPAAAQSGATVTLTLTVHALDSPDSNYAVAYLTVVPPDPDTSPPSCSAARVQSTCPSICNESSWSVSLVVSDRGRSGLAALQLQKGEGILTLFHSPPPTEDSLGEAQPDPDQQQAHRDTTTSGGHHHHHRHKARLEKGEPPLNVSEWAPSSSQPLWVRYTSSCCSARAELLVWDTAGNMKRCHLTSGQQRQLRDRSIETNGARQITLRGVFSLLLVLLWSSLL from the exons ATGGCCTACTCACCCCATCTCCGGAGCATGACGTCACCGGGCAGAGGAAGAATTTGGGAAGTGAGTGGAAAGCAGACACACTGGTTTATTCTCGCTTACCTTCTCTTCCTGGCTTTACCCTGCATGGGCTTCCTCCCCAACTTTTGGTCTCGAGTGTTAACGCTGTCCtgggactcacacacacaccagtacaTCACAGAGCGGGCTATTGTCAATGTCACCCTGGAGACTCTGAGGAGCACCAAGAAACACCAGGGAAACCATGCAGAGGAACAG ACCAAACTTGGCCGTGGCTTCTGGAGAGCTGTGGGAGAGGTGGTGAAGTACAATGTGGACATGGACTTCCTGAGCTCCACCAGGTCCAACCCGGTGTACCACTTTGATTCAGAGCGTGTGGACAGCGCCATGGGGATGTTACGGCAGATCTGGGCTCAGACTCTGCTCTCTGTACGGGCCAAAGAGTACCAAAGTGCTCGTCGCAGCTTGGGCCAGCTGTTTCACTCCCTGCAG GACTTCTACAGCCACAGTAACTGGGTTGAGATGGGCCAGCGCTTCATTTACCTCCACCTGCTGCAGCCAGAGGAGCCTGCCATCCCTGTTGCTGAAG AAGACACTCCTACCTGTATGGAGTGCTTCAGCACCACCTGTCGAAACAACCTCCTGCCAAGAATGACAACCAGACAGCAAGACACCCAGCTGCTCACTACTGGCTACTTCAGCACTTCTCCTACAAAACCTCAAG GCAAATGTAGTCATGGAGGTATTCTGGACAGCAGTCGCCATAAGGGGGCCAAAGGGGGCATCAACAAGGACAGCACCTCACCTCTCTTCTCCCCTCACCATTATCTCCATGTGGAAGCTGCCAATTTGGCAACTGAAGCCACTCTGAGTGTACTGAGAGACCTCAGAGACACTGTGGGCCATAAAACCTTTCTCAG GCTCTTCAGTGTGAAGCAGGTCCCTGCATTGGTGTTTGTCATGGACACTACAGGCAGCATGTTTGAGGAGATCACTGCGGCTCGCTTCAGGGCCCACTCCATCATCCAGAGCCGAGCCGGCAGCCCTGGGCAGCCTGGCACCTTTCTACTTGTGCCCTTCCATGACCCAG AGGTAGGACCAGTGTATGAGACCGATGACCCAAACCAGTTTATGCAGCACATGGAGAACCTGATGGCGCTGGGTGGAGGAGATGAACCAGAGATGTGCCTCTCTGCTATTCAG ctGGCGCTCACTCACAGTCCACCACTGTCAGAGATCTTTGTATTCACTGATGCCTCCCCTAAAGATGCCCACTTGTTTGATGTGGTGAAGGCCCTCGCACTTGAGAAACAGAGCAAG GTGACTTTTCTCCTAACTGAAGACCCAAACTACACATCAGAGAGCAAAAGGAAGAGGAGtgggaggaaaaggaggagaaggagtGAACCTTTGTCCCCTGATCGTTTCTCTCTCTACTCTTCCCTGTCCTCCCTGTCAGGAGGACTGACAATATTCACCACCAACTCTGACATCCGCAGGGTCTCTACGATAGTGGAGGATATTACAGCTGCTGACAAG GTGACCCTCTTCCATGTAGAAAGTGACCAAGAGTTGATGTCCTCCCATTCCTTCAGAGTTGACAGCTCAGTAAAAAACGTCACACTACATGTCACTGGCATCCTGACAGAGTGTATCCTTACCAGTCCATCAG AACAAAGCCAGTCTCTGCTGAGCGAGGAGGGCCCTCTGGCAGAGTTGGAACGCTTTGAGGGTCTGTACCGCATCAGCCTGCTCTCTCCTATACAGCCAGGCCAGTGGAAACTCCAAGCCAAGAATGACGGACACCTCACATTCAATGTGATAG GTGACAGCAGTATAGATTTCCTGTATTACTTTGCAACAGTTAACAATGAGACACACCCAGGTCTGGCCAGAGTGGAGGGTAGTCCAGTAGCAG GTGTTCCTGCCTTTCTGGTACTGACTGTGACAGACCTGGCTCCGGATGAGGAGCCATCtttcagtcacgtgacgctgCTGGGAGCTGACAGGGAGAACCTCCAGCAGGTGATGCTGAACtcgtcctcctcttcatcatcctaTTCTGTAGCGGAGCTGGTGGGATGGGTGGAGGTTATTCCCAGAGTCCCCTTTTGTGTTCGACTAACAGGCCGAGACAGCAGAGGTAACAAGCTGGAGAGGGTTTCCACGGAGATGGTTCAGCCCACTCACGTTCAGATACAG GTGCTGTCTGTCCCTCGCCTGGTACCCGGTCACAGCACAATGGTGGACTTTGACATCCTGAACCATGGCCCTGCCCGACTCTTCAGTCTGAGTGCCGATGATGACTGTGGATATCTTCATAAGAAAGGACCTCACAG GTTCCATGTTGCCGAACAAGGGTCTTTCCGTGGCCAGGTGGACCTCCTCACTCCTGCCGCAGCTCAGTCAGGAGCTACTGTCACGCTTACACTCACGGTGCACGCTCTTGACTCTCCAGACTCAAATTACGCAGTGGCCTACTTGACTGTTGTCCCCCCG GATCCTGACACGTCCCCACCATCCTGCTCCGCAGCGCGAGTACAGTCTACCTGTCCTTCCATTTGTAACGAGTCTAGCTGGAGCGTATCTCTGGTCGTGTCAGACAGGGGGCGCTCTGGGCTCGCTGCCCTCCAGCTACAGAAGGGTGAAGGCATTCTGACTTTATTCCACAGTCCCCCACCCACAGAGGACAGCCTGGGAGAGGCCCAGCCCGACCCAGATCAACAACAGGCACACAGGGACACGACAACCAGTGGAggccaccaccatcaccaccgcCACAAAGCCAGATTAGAGAAAGGAGAACCACCTTTGAATGTATCTGAATGGGCACCCAGCTCATCTCAGCCACTGTGGGTGAGGTACACgtccagctgctgctctgctcggGCTGAGCTTCTGGTGTGGGACACAGCTGGAAACATGAAGCGCTGCCATCTAACATCTGGCCAGCAGAGGCAGCTAAGAGACAGGAGTATAGAAACCAATGGAGCTAGACAGATTACACTCAGAGGCGTCTTTTCCCTGTTGTTGGTTCTGCTGTGGTCTTCTCTGCTTTAG
- the vwa7 gene encoding von Willebrand factor A domain-containing protein 7 isoform X3, which yields MAYSPHLRSMTSPGRGRIWEVSGKQTHWFILAYLLFLALPCMGFLPNFWSRVLTLSWDSHTHQYITERAIVNVTLETLRSTKKHQGNHAEEQTKLGRGFWRAVGEVVKYNVDMDFLSSTRSNPVYHFDSERVDSAMGMLRQIWAQTLLSVRAKEYQSARRSLGQLFHSLQDFYSHSNWVEMGQRFIYLHLLQPEEPAIPVAEEDTPTCMECFSTTCRNNLLPRMTTRQQDTQLLTTGYFSTSPTKPQGKCSHGGILDSSRHKGAKGGINKDSTSPLFSPHHYLHVEAANLATEATLSVLRDLRDTVGHKTFLRLFSVKQVPALVFVMDTTGSMFEEITAARFRAHSIIQSRAGSPGQPGTFLLVPFHDPEVGPVYETDDPNQFMQHMENLMALGGGDEPEMCLSAIQLALTHSPPLSEIFVFTDASPKDAHLFDVVKALALEKQSKVTFLLTEDPNYTSESKRKRSGRKRRRRSEPLSPDRFSLYSSLSSLSGGLTIFTTNSDIRRVSTIVEDITAADKVTLFHVESDQELMSSHSFRVDSSVKNVTLHVTGILTECILTSPSEQSQSLLSEEGPLAELERFEGLYRISLLSPIQPGQWKLQAKNDGHLTFNVIGDSSIDFLYYFATVNNETHPGLARVEGSPVAGVPAFLVLTVTDLAPDEEPSFSHVTLLGADRENLQQVLSVPRLVPGHSTMVDFDILNHGPARLFSLSADDDCGYLHKKGPHRFHVAEQGSFRGQVDLLTPAAAQSGATVTLTLTVHALDSPDSNYAVAYLTVVPPDPDTSPPSCSAARVQSTCPSICNESSWSVSLVVSDRGRSGLAALQLQKGEGILTLFHSPPPTEDSLGEAQPDPDQQQAHRDTTTSGGHHHHHRHKARLEKGEPPLNVSEWAPSSSQPLWVRYTSSCCSARAELLVWDTAGNMKRCHLTSGQQRQLRDRSIETNGARQITLRGVFSLLLVLLWSSLL from the exons ATGGCCTACTCACCCCATCTCCGGAGCATGACGTCACCGGGCAGAGGAAGAATTTGGGAAGTGAGTGGAAAGCAGACACACTGGTTTATTCTCGCTTACCTTCTCTTCCTGGCTTTACCCTGCATGGGCTTCCTCCCCAACTTTTGGTCTCGAGTGTTAACGCTGTCCtgggactcacacacacaccagtacaTCACAGAGCGGGCTATTGTCAATGTCACCCTGGAGACTCTGAGGAGCACCAAGAAACACCAGGGAAACCATGCAGAGGAACAG ACCAAACTTGGCCGTGGCTTCTGGAGAGCTGTGGGAGAGGTGGTGAAGTACAATGTGGACATGGACTTCCTGAGCTCCACCAGGTCCAACCCGGTGTACCACTTTGATTCAGAGCGTGTGGACAGCGCCATGGGGATGTTACGGCAGATCTGGGCTCAGACTCTGCTCTCTGTACGGGCCAAAGAGTACCAAAGTGCTCGTCGCAGCTTGGGCCAGCTGTTTCACTCCCTGCAG GACTTCTACAGCCACAGTAACTGGGTTGAGATGGGCCAGCGCTTCATTTACCTCCACCTGCTGCAGCCAGAGGAGCCTGCCATCCCTGTTGCTGAAG AAGACACTCCTACCTGTATGGAGTGCTTCAGCACCACCTGTCGAAACAACCTCCTGCCAAGAATGACAACCAGACAGCAAGACACCCAGCTGCTCACTACTGGCTACTTCAGCACTTCTCCTACAAAACCTCAAG GCAAATGTAGTCATGGAGGTATTCTGGACAGCAGTCGCCATAAGGGGGCCAAAGGGGGCATCAACAAGGACAGCACCTCACCTCTCTTCTCCCCTCACCATTATCTCCATGTGGAAGCTGCCAATTTGGCAACTGAAGCCACTCTGAGTGTACTGAGAGACCTCAGAGACACTGTGGGCCATAAAACCTTTCTCAG GCTCTTCAGTGTGAAGCAGGTCCCTGCATTGGTGTTTGTCATGGACACTACAGGCAGCATGTTTGAGGAGATCACTGCGGCTCGCTTCAGGGCCCACTCCATCATCCAGAGCCGAGCCGGCAGCCCTGGGCAGCCTGGCACCTTTCTACTTGTGCCCTTCCATGACCCAG AGGTAGGACCAGTGTATGAGACCGATGACCCAAACCAGTTTATGCAGCACATGGAGAACCTGATGGCGCTGGGTGGAGGAGATGAACCAGAGATGTGCCTCTCTGCTATTCAG ctGGCGCTCACTCACAGTCCACCACTGTCAGAGATCTTTGTATTCACTGATGCCTCCCCTAAAGATGCCCACTTGTTTGATGTGGTGAAGGCCCTCGCACTTGAGAAACAGAGCAAG GTGACTTTTCTCCTAACTGAAGACCCAAACTACACATCAGAGAGCAAAAGGAAGAGGAGtgggaggaaaaggaggagaaggagtGAACCTTTGTCCCCTGATCGTTTCTCTCTCTACTCTTCCCTGTCCTCCCTGTCAGGAGGACTGACAATATTCACCACCAACTCTGACATCCGCAGGGTCTCTACGATAGTGGAGGATATTACAGCTGCTGACAAG GTGACCCTCTTCCATGTAGAAAGTGACCAAGAGTTGATGTCCTCCCATTCCTTCAGAGTTGACAGCTCAGTAAAAAACGTCACACTACATGTCACTGGCATCCTGACAGAGTGTATCCTTACCAGTCCATCAG AACAAAGCCAGTCTCTGCTGAGCGAGGAGGGCCCTCTGGCAGAGTTGGAACGCTTTGAGGGTCTGTACCGCATCAGCCTGCTCTCTCCTATACAGCCAGGCCAGTGGAAACTCCAAGCCAAGAATGACGGACACCTCACATTCAATGTGATAG GTGACAGCAGTATAGATTTCCTGTATTACTTTGCAACAGTTAACAATGAGACACACCCAGGTCTGGCCAGAGTGGAGGGTAGTCCAGTAGCAG GTGTTCCTGCCTTTCTGGTACTGACTGTGACAGACCTGGCTCCGGATGAGGAGCCATCtttcagtcacgtgacgctgCTGGGAGCTGACAGGGAGAACCTCCAGCAG GTGCTGTCTGTCCCTCGCCTGGTACCCGGTCACAGCACAATGGTGGACTTTGACATCCTGAACCATGGCCCTGCCCGACTCTTCAGTCTGAGTGCCGATGATGACTGTGGATATCTTCATAAGAAAGGACCTCACAG GTTCCATGTTGCCGAACAAGGGTCTTTCCGTGGCCAGGTGGACCTCCTCACTCCTGCCGCAGCTCAGTCAGGAGCTACTGTCACGCTTACACTCACGGTGCACGCTCTTGACTCTCCAGACTCAAATTACGCAGTGGCCTACTTGACTGTTGTCCCCCCG GATCCTGACACGTCCCCACCATCCTGCTCCGCAGCGCGAGTACAGTCTACCTGTCCTTCCATTTGTAACGAGTCTAGCTGGAGCGTATCTCTGGTCGTGTCAGACAGGGGGCGCTCTGGGCTCGCTGCCCTCCAGCTACAGAAGGGTGAAGGCATTCTGACTTTATTCCACAGTCCCCCACCCACAGAGGACAGCCTGGGAGAGGCCCAGCCCGACCCAGATCAACAACAGGCACACAGGGACACGACAACCAGTGGAggccaccaccatcaccaccgcCACAAAGCCAGATTAGAGAAAGGAGAACCACCTTTGAATGTATCTGAATGGGCACCCAGCTCATCTCAGCCACTGTGGGTGAGGTACACgtccagctgctgctctgctcggGCTGAGCTTCTGGTGTGGGACACAGCTGGAAACATGAAGCGCTGCCATCTAACATCTGGCCAGCAGAGGCAGCTAAGAGACAGGAGTATAGAAACCAATGGAGCTAGACAGATTACACTCAGAGGCGTCTTTTCCCTGTTGTTGGTTCTGCTGTGGTCTTCTCTGCTTTAG